The proteins below are encoded in one region of Mangifera indica cultivar Alphonso chromosome 7, CATAS_Mindica_2.1, whole genome shotgun sequence:
- the LOC123220523 gene encoding cysteine-rich receptor-like protein kinase 10, translating into MVSKIVLIVFYIFLSHELRPSMAQTWVRAGYYWKSSYNFELPISDINSSLFTHLIYAYADVNTTTYQLSFPSPYEELLISNFTDTVKQKNPSVNTLLSIGGPNTALSTFSSLLSNDSHRKSFIDSSIKMARLYGLQGLDLWYTHANTSNEMLNVGILFREWRAAAVQEARNSRQSQLILTASVKHLPNYSDSAIFPIDSAQKYLNWVHVVTCDYKKPTITNFTAAPSALYDPSCIDNTDYAIKAWINGGLSSDKLVFCLPLYGYAWVLANPQVNGIGAPTRGPANIEEKGGVTYNQIKRDYIEPYGPNITFNATYVVKYFTVGTSWIGFDDAEVVRIKISYAKEKKLLGYFVWQVYMDYNWELSRAAAEEVRINFPTHESDQTGRSNRRKTVIVWTTTATAVLLLGFAIVYCWMRKLKRKGMVDSAKQSNDEVPCGDFTKNDLNLVIYTWVEIEAATDRFSFRNKLGEGGFGPVYKGILPNGQVIAVKKLSKTSKQGYEEFKNEVMLTAKLQHVNLVKLLGYCIDGRQQMLVYEYMPNKSLDSYLFDPIKRHILDWEKRIQVIEGVTQGLIYLQEYSRLTIIHRDIKVSNILLDGEIKPKISDFGMARIFSKDDLEADTSRIVGTLGYVSPEYIRNGRYSTKSDVYSFGVLLLQIISGKRISFLYGLNESQNLLEYAYELWNVGKGMEFMDESLNDTYSYCKLMRCLRIGLLCVQENPIDRPSMLDVSTMLKNVNIDMMIPKKPAFWKQDQPNKSVVQLEGFSGSTSSINDVSVSDVSAR; encoded by the exons ATGGTATCCAAGATTGTCCTCATCgtcttctatatttttctttctcacgAGTTGCGCCCTTCAATGGCGCAAACTTGGGTCAGAGCTGGTTATTATTGGAAATCATCATACAATTTTGAGCTCCCCATTTCCGACATAAATTCTTCTCTCTTCACCCATCTTATTTATGCCTATGCTGATGTGAATACCACCACGTACCAGCTATCTTTTCCATCACCTTATGAAGAACTGCTAATCTCCAATTTCACAGACACTGTGAAGCAAAAGAACCCATCAGTCAACACACTTTTGTCTATTGGAGGCCCAAATACTGCTTTGTCAACCTTTTCCTCATTGTTAAGCAATGATTCTCATAGAAAATCTTTCATTGattcatcaataaaaatggcCAGGCTTTATGGCCTTCAAGGCCTTGATCTTTGGTATACTCATGCAAACACAAGCAATGAAATGTTGAATGTGGGAATTCTATTCAGAGAATGGCGAGCTGCTGCTGTTCAAGAGGCAAGAAACTCGAGGCAGTCGCAACTTATCTTGACTGCCTCAGTTAAACATCTACCAAATTATTCTGATTCGGCAATTTTTCCAATAGACTCCGCACAGAAGTACTTGAACTGGGTTCATGTTGTTACTTGTGATTATAAGAAGCCAACAATTACAAACTTTACAGCTGCTCCTTCAGCTCTGTATGATCCAAGTTGTATTGATAATACTGATTATGCTATAAAGGCATGGATCAATGGAGGGCTATCCTCTGATAAGCTAGTCTTCTGTTTGCCTCTGTATGGCTATGCATGGGTACTTGCCAATCCTCAGGTTAATGGTATTGGCGCACCAACAAGGGGACCGGCTAACATAGAGGAGAAAGGAGGCGTGACTTATAATCAAATCAAGAGAGATTATATCGAACCATATGGACCTAATATTACGTTCAATGCAACATATGTGGTGAAATACTTCACAGTAGGGACATCCTGGATTGGCTTTGATGATGCCGAAGTCGTTAGAATCAAAATTTCTTATGCCAAAGAAAAGAAGCTACTTGGTTACTTTGTGTGGCAAGTCTACATGGACTATAATTGGGAGCTTTCTCGAGCTGCAG CCGAAGAGGTTAGAATTAATTTTCCAACTCACGAAAGTGATCAAACTGGAAGAAGTAATAGGCGTAAGACAGTAATAGTTTGGACGACAACGGCAACTGCTGTTCTCTTACTAGGCTTTGCCATTGTCTATTGCTGGATGAGAAAGCTCAAAAGAAAAG GAATGGTAGACTCAGCCAAACAATCAAATGATGAAGTACCTTGTGGAGATTTTACAAAAAACGATCTTAATCTGGTAATATATACTTGGGTTGAGATTGAAGCAGCAACAGACAGATTTTCATTTCGAAACAAGCTTGGCGAAGGTGGTTTTGGCCCTGTTTACAAG gGCATACTACCAAATGGGCAGGTAATAGCAGTAaagaaactttcaaaaacatccaAACAAGGTTACGAGGAATTCAAAAATGAAGTTATGCTGACTGCAAAGCTCCAACATGTAAATCTAGTCAAGCTTCTGGGTTATTGCATTGACGGAAGACAACAGATGCTCGTCTACGAATACATGCCAAACAAAAGCTTAGACTCCTACCTTTTCG ATCCCATTAAACGACATATTTTGGATTGGGAAAAACGTATTCAAGTTATTGAAGGAGTGACTCAAGGACTCATATATCTTCAAGAATATTCAAGATTAACTATTATTCATCGAGATATAAAAGTTAGCAATATCTTGTTAGATGGAGAAATAAAACCCAAAATATCAGATTTTGGAATGGCTagaatattttcaaaagatgaTCTTGAAGCAGATACAAGCCGTATTGTTGGAACGCT CGGTTATGTTTCTCCTGAATATATCCGTAATGGCAGATACTCAACTAAATctgatgtttatagttttggggtTCTTCTTTTACAAATCATTAGTGGCAAAAGGATATCTTTTTTATATGGTTTGAACGAAAGTCAGAATCTTCTTGAATAT GCATATGAGTTGTGGAATGTCGGCAAAGGCATGGAGTTTATGGATGAATCATTGAACGATACATATTCATATTGTAAATTAATGAGATGCTTGCGAATAGGTCTATTATGTGTCCAAGAAAATCCAATTGATAGACCATCCATGTTGGACGTTTCCACCATGCTAAAAAATGTAAACATAGATATGATGATTCCGAAGAAGCCTGCTTTCTGGAAACAAGATCAACCAAATAAATCTGTTGTGCAGTTGGAAGGTTTTTCAGGGAGCACTTCATCAATTAATGATGTATCAGTTTCAGATGTGTCAGCTAGATGA